The following coding sequences are from one Rutidosis leptorrhynchoides isolate AG116_Rl617_1_P2 chromosome 11, CSIRO_AGI_Rlap_v1, whole genome shotgun sequence window:
- the LOC139876467 gene encoding sesquiterpene synthase TPS1-like, which translates to MGSYNQEEIVRPLANYHPSLWGDQFLHYDEQEEQDDVKQIIASLIEVRKEILVALNDATKHTNLLKLVDDIQRLGIPYYFEQEITQSLEHIYTVYGDEWNGDNTPCWFRLLRTAGFYVSCESFGKYKNDDGSFKESLINDVRGMLELYEAAYLRVPGEIILDELLAFTKTHLENIANDPLRCNHTLSKHIREALERPIHKSLPRLEAVRYIAFYGQEGSHNKTLLRLAKLGFNELQSLHKKELSELSRWWKAFDPTKNLHFVRDRLVEAYFWILGVYYEPQYSKSRIFLTKAFQMATTADDMYDSYGIYEELELFIKAVRRWSITCLDEIPDYMETPYKMLLSIYEEMEEIMAKEGKAYQVKYAKDSMIEYIESYHKEAEWLHKGYVPTFEEHKALTYVSCGYIMLTTASFVAMGDIVTQESLEWALQNPPLVKASSAINRTMDDLVGYKDEQQRTHFISSVQVYMKEHNVTEEYVHKLFKEKIEDTWKIMNLEALTCKEVPMVLKLRAINLARVMDTLYKYQDNLKVVGKEVQEHVKAFFIDPMRV; encoded by the exons ATGGGTAGTTATAACCAAGAGGAGATTGTTCGGCCACTTGCAAACTATCATCCCAGCCTTTGGGGTGATCAGTTTCTCCATTATGATGAG CAAGAAGAACAAGATGATGTAAAGCAAATTATTGCAAGTTTAATAGAAGTAAGGAAAGAAATACTTGTAGCGTTGAATGATGCGACAAAGCATACTAATTTGTTGAAACTAGTTGATGATATCCAACGCCTTGGAATACCGTACTACTTCGAACAGGAGATTACACAATCTTTGGAACATATTTATACTGTATACGGTGATGAATGGAATGGTGATAACACTCCCTGTTGGTTTCGACTCCTAAGAACAGCAGGGTTTTATGTTTCATGCG AAAGTTTTGGCAAATACAAGAATGATGATGGATCTTTTAAAGAATCCTTAATCAACGATGTTCGAGGAATGCTCGAGTTATATGAGGCGGCTTATTTGAGAGTTCCTGGCGAAATCATACTAGATGAACTTCTAGCTTTTACTAAAACCCATCTTGAAAACATCGCTAACGATCCCCTTCGGTGCAATCACACTCTTTCTAAGCACATACGTGAAGCACTAGAGCGGCCAATACACAAAAGTTTGCCACGTCTAGAAGCGGTACGATATATTGCCTTTTATGGGCAAGAAGGTTCTCATAACAAGACGTTACTAAGACTTGCAAAATTGGGGTTCAACGAACTTCAATCCTTGCATAAGAAGGAGCTTAGTGAACTTTCCCG GTGGTGGAAAGCTTTTGATCCTACAAAGAATTTGCATTTTGTAAGAGATAGGTTGGTTGAAGCCTATTTTTGGATACTCGGTGTGTACTATGAGCCTCAATATTCTAAAAGTAGGATTTTCTTGACAAAAGCGTTTCAAATGGCAACAACAGCTGATGACATGTACGATTCTTATGGGATATATGAAGAGCTTGAGCTTTTTATAAAAGCGGTTCGCAG GTGGTCGATTACCTGCCTGGATGAAATTCCAGATTACATGGAAACACCTTACAAAATGCTCTTAAGTATTTATGAAGAAATGGAGGAAATCATGGCGAAGGAAGGAAAAGCATATCAAGTTAAATATGCTAAAGACTCG ATGATAGAGTATATTGAAAGTTATcataaagaagcagaatggctacATAAGGGTTATGTGCCAACATTTGAGGAGCATAAAGCACTTACATATGTAAGTTGCGGCTACATAATGCTTACAACGGCGAGTTTTGTTGCGATGGGAGATATAGTTACACAAGAATCACTAGAATGGGCTCTTCAAAATCCTCCACTTGTAAAAGCGTCGTCTGCCATTAATAGAACCATGGATGATCTTGTCGGTTACAAG GATGAGCAACAAAGAACACACTTTATATCGAGTGTCCAAGTTTATATGAAGGAACATAATGTCACGGAGGAGTACGTCCATAAGTTATTTAAAGAAAAAATTGAAGATACATGGAAAATTATGAACCTAGAAGCTCTTACGTGTAAAGAGGTGCCTATGGTTCTAAAATTGCGGGCAATAAACTTGGCACGCGTAATGGATACTCTATATAAATATCAAGATAACTTGAAAGTTGTTGGAAAAGAAGTTCAGGAGCATGTCAAAGCATTTTTCATTGATCCTATGAGAGTTTAA